TATCCTTTATTATCCTGTTAAAAAaagttttatatattatttttattatcgTATGAATTGTAGATGTCACATTCTCTTTGTTCCTATGGGTTCTAATAGATTCTGAGGAAACattgatatttttatattttatggTATTCTCAAGATCCTCTATATTTATACCCAAACATTCTGAACTATATCTATAGCTATCacttaatatattattagttttctttttattttttatatcaatcaaattatcattacaattatcttttttgatattttcttctattATTTGACCTAGATGTAATATACCAGCTATAACATCAAAAAATTCATTAATTCTATGTGaatcatattttatataatttaatccatctaataaatatttaaaatttttttcatctttgCATCTTTCTAATTCttcaaaattattaataatgttATTATCTATAGATATATCCTTTGTGCATTTATCTTTATCATCTTCATTACCacaatttaatatatgataatgatTTATGTTCCTTATTAAATTCCTATCATATAATTGTTTATCGCTTAATCCATATAATActtgataaaatatatggaaaTTACGTTCTCCTTTATTATGACGAATACATCTATTAATTTctaataaaagaattacaatttttatattattaaaacaataattaaacatattatGTGATTCACCCGTTTCTCCTCTATTATTCTCTCTTTCTTCAAAAATTAAATCATTTATTCGTCCACATCTACTACTGttattattctttataGTTCTAGCGTTACTCATCGAttctataatattattgatatatataagtttATCAATTCGTTCATTATGTAGATTATCATTGTAAATTTTGTGACTACCATTCATcatatcttttatattatcgTTTTTACTATCTGTAatctttttataacatCCTAAAAGACCAGAATAATTTTCTTTCTCAACACAGCTATCTGTTTCATCTTTCACTGGTGCACTAATATTTGtaagaaaattattatatatattgttattagAACTACGtggataataataattattattaatattattattattattaatattattatttttgttgtCATTGTGAGCTCCTCcatttttatgaaaaaatatgtaatgaaaatacttaaaaagaaatttaCAATTCTCTGTTTTACCACTTCCACTATGTCCTGATACAACAATTGTTTGcctcttttttttttggatCATATTCTTATAAGCCATATTActaatatcatatatatgagCTTTCATATTCTCTTCATTTGATATATGATCGTCTGTCagtttttttaaatatatattcatctGACTTATATCATACAACCcttttatttctttatatgGATTAACAACTAATAAAAGAGAAGCATGAAAggtatatattttgtttttcttatatctgttttttatattctgCAGAACATTCTCTTCATTTAACTGCATAATTTCTATATTGTTTTCACTATCTAATTCATCTACATTTTTTAAGTATggttttattttatcagCAGGCACATTCTCAAATGTCATCCCTTTTCctacaaaaataaaagacagacataacaaaataaagattagtataacatataattatcacAAAAAAGGATGAACATATTGTTTGTATTATGTTTATGTTTACTGCACATTATactaatatattattattattattattattaatattattattattaatattattatttttaatattttttttttttttcattcaGATTACAAATTTTTCTTACTTCTTAATGTATAGGTATTATccattttattaaaagaacaaatttccatttttttgtatacATTCTTGAGAAAATACCATACATAAATATCAGAATATATATCTCCTCCTTCTCTAGgttttttcaaaattttatttCGATCATCACTTGGATGAGAAGTACTCATTACCTTGGATTGTTCATCTTTAGCATTTGATATGTTGGAAAAATATAACGTTTCATTGCTCTTAAATTGTAGAAAAGCCATAAGTTAAAGATATAANNNNNNNNNNNNNNNNNNNNNNNNNNNNNNNNNNNNNNNNNNNNNNNNNNNNNNNNNNNNNNNNNNNNNNNNNNNNNNNNNNNNNNNNNNNNNNNNNNNNtttttttattttttaaaaaaatttttattatgacgaaaatttttttttttaaaatatttttttttttttttaaaaaaaaaaaaaaaaaataataacctattataaaaaaaaattttagaaaaaaaaaaaaaaaaaaaaaaaaaaaaaaaaaaaaaaaagaaatgatATGATAATATGATATAGTTATCTGCTCATATGAGcattatttgttttattttttttttataatggtgtttatatgtaactatagaattaatattataataatatcttGTAACtatcttatatatatatatatttaatatttaatatttaatatttaatatattatagaGAATAATAAGATGTCCCCTGAAATATATGCTTCATCGTGGTTTTTGACTTTGTTTGCCTCAAAATGCAATATGAGAATTTTgaatttaatttatatgatcTTTTTATTAGAGCAGaatccttttttttatttttatttttctttagCTCTATTAATCTTACACAggtaaatataaaagtaaacaaattattatacCTAGAggattatatatatgtgtaacactgttcaaatatatatatatatattatatatatatgtattttttttttttttttttttttgtagaaatatatttttatgtgttGATAATTCGAATTTACCAGAATTATTaagtaaaataaatatttttaataaaaaatttttaaaaaaagtaaaaataaaataaaacaaaattataaaatgaaacaAGAAATGGATATcacaatataaaaatatatatataaaaatatatataaatatatatatatatatatatatttatttttatatatatttgtattatttaagGTGTGGGCATTTGGAAAGTATCTAGAAAGACAGACCCCTATTTCTTTTGTTCataaacttttttttataaagaatgttttaatttatttaacTAGTGAAAATTCTGCAGAAAATTATGAGAGAAAGAATGTTCTTTTAAACTTCTTTAAGTCTATTGATTATATGTCTGTAAATTCTTATGAGATATTAAAGTAccaacaaaaaaataaaaaaataaaaaaataaaaataccatataaatataaatataaaaatatatatatatatatatatatatatattattttatggTGATAATatgttgttattatattttcatgGGAGAAGAAcagaaaatatatatttttggatttaaatttataaaactatttctttattttatttttatagaaaTTTATGTGAAGGAAATGATAAGTATCTTTTTTTGGATATAAGATTGAATAGTCATTTCAAATCTTTTCACTTATATAATTCTATAAACATGGAATTAgtgaaaaattatttagACATATTCAAAAgtatcatataaaataaaatatatatataaatatatgtatatatataaatatatgtatatatataaatatatgtatatatataaatatatgtatatatataaatatatgtatattttttcttttggCAGACACCATCAGTATTGAAAATAAGAAAGagaagagaaaaaaaaagaaaaagaaaccatgtgatataaataatgtgTGGTATATTTTAAACCATTATGATGATAGAGAAGTCGTGAGAAACGATAAAGAtcttttttgttttttattaagaaaaaaatataacatgAACTGTCTGATTAtttatgatgataatattttattaaagaaaaaaaaacaaagTGAGCAAGTGAAAAGAAAATCGAATCAAATTAATTTTGGAGCcttagaaaataaaaataggAAGAGATCAAAGTGGAACcaaacaaataaaaaaataaaggataaagaaaaaaaaaaaataaataatcataataataataataataataatattttacgaacaaaaaaaaaaagaataagTAGACAAAAAAGAGAAGAATTATTTCAAGgtgttaataatattttaaaagtaCAAGATGATTATAGAATTGATTTAAATAgaaatttttatgatatttATAGAGGTAAGCCAACTGGAAATATTAAATCTCCtcataaaattaaatttaaaacaCCTTTGCAATCAGgtcaaatatatttacaacataaaataattgaagatcataaaaattattatacagatgataatatattatgtgatcattttaatttaaaatgttatcttataaaaaataaatatcttttagataaaaaaaaatatataaaaagtaaCCAAACAGATCATAACAACAAAAAGGAGACTAATCTTTATAGAAAGAGGGAGCAAAATggtatgtatataaatgaCCATCTTAATTGTGAAAACACAACAacaacaaataataatataaatataaataatatatataatataaataatatatataatataaataatataaataatatatataatgatgGGCACATATGTAATAACCACACTAGTGAGATAAAGAATCCTTCGATGGTCACATTTTTTGGGGACCAGAAGAGACAAACAGAGTctgaagaaaataataatattataaatgtttCATGTGATatagtaaaaaataatataaatcaaaaCAATATGAACACCAGttcttataatttatatgtattaataaaagaGAATGTTTTGAAGgatgtaaatattttgcattttttttttaaaaatatatatgttccAAATAAAGatgtaattattttatatgacgatgattttcataatattaaatatgtgcgtaaattatatttcgatttaatatataaattgaagataaaaaatgtatCTATTATTGAAGGTGGTATGGATTCttatcataaaaattttattaatatatttggTCAAGACACTTTGAAGAAGAACAATAGAAATAGTAATACAATATTAAAtgttaataaattaaaggattcaaataatttaaagtttataaataattataataaagatatttatatatgtgaaaaaaatacatatcTAAATCATAATGCTCAATCATGTTATATgtgtaataataaacattttaaacatatgaaaaggaaaatattagatgagtttttttttgacatatacaatgattataatatttttgttgATTGTTATGATTTTATGGAAGGAAAAAAGGGGGATATGAATTTTTTAGCTTTCATCgatttaataaaagaaagaaaagaaaatcaaaatatatatgaagCAAAACAGAAGGACACAGAAGATTTAGAACAAGTAGAAGGAAATACATCTACTTTTCTTCCTCAAATATATTCTCTTGtgaattatattaaaagaaaaaaaaatgataaaaatgaagaatgtaatgataatgaaatgcataaaaaaaaagacacATCCACATCAAACATTTTGCATGGATCTcttcatattaataaacaACAAACAAATATTCATACAAGTATGTTTAATAGTATGTCTAAAAAAGAAAGGAAATGTAAATCAACGGGTactaatataaatgaagaaatgaatatatgtaacgattcaaatataaaaagagattattttaatttgaattattatcttgattattataataaaaagaaaaatgagtttttaaatattaatttaaatgatgatgaagataaggatattaaaagaaatgtctcgattaataatattaaaaataattatagtGATAAGATGATATATGAAGAATGTATTGATCAAAATATTgtagaagaaaataaaaataaagaagcTCAAgatgtatataataaagataaagaAGAATTATCAAATATAGAAACTATGAAACAATGTGATGAATCTATgaatgataaaaatgaaaaaatatgtttacaaaataatataaaaaaaataagtaataataaggatagttatataaattataataatatatcaaatacatttttatatgataataaagaattctcatatagtaataaattttctatatataataatttttatacagataaaaaaaaaaaaaatatattatcaaataCAAACTcagatatatataatttatattcatatatagatatattatgttataataatctgttatataaaaataatagtaagatatataaatgttatataaattatatatatcaacCTTTAATTCCACATAATATAAGATccaataatattataaataattttttggaatacgtaaaattttttaaaactcttaataaaaaagatgtAAATTCAGTAAACGATCctaacatatatttaaattgtAATAAGTTAGATtctaaattattttttaatggtttatattatttgcCATTCAATCAAAATGTTAGcaatatgaataatttcaataatatcaacaatttgaataatatgaataatgtgaataatgtgaataatgtgaataatatgaataatatgaataatgtGAATAATGTGAATAATGTGACCAATGTGCCATTTTCTAATTCTCTTTTCACATCCAAGGTTCATATAGGTCAAGACAAAATAAATTCTAATAACcatgatgataaaaataatatagatgaCCCTTATATAGAAAATCAAAAGGATGAACACATAAATGAAGTGAATCCATGTAGTAATCATTctaatcatatatatggtgataattatttttatcaaaaaataaaaaaaaacgaaCCAAAGGATGATAATCCGTTTTctgaattattaaataattcaatattaaataatacatggataaaaaataaaccAGAATTGGGGCTATGTAAATTAATGATATATgatcattttttaattttatatggCACACCATATATATGCAATGTTCATGTGGTGGGCAAAAGAGGAAAAGCGACTGAAAGGAAAAGTTATAAATccaaaaataaaaatgatgacatatataaaaatgatgacatatataaaaatgatgatatatataaaaatgatgatatatataaaaatgatgatatatataaaaatgatgacatatataaaaatgatgacatatataaaaatgatgatatatataaaaatgatgatatatataaaaatgatgacatatataaaaatgatgatatatataaaaatgatgatatatataaaaatgatgacatatatataaaccACAGTGACCAATCATTgaaacataataatttagAAATATGTGAGGAGGGGgtatcaaataataatgcTTTAGACCCAGGAAcagaaaattttttaaaagagAGAAAAGAATATGTCGATAAAGAGAAGGTAccatttatatattatgatgataaatttgataaaatgataatacataaatataaagattttaaaaaaaaagatatattatttaatattgAATGTTATAAATTAGATGgattatatgtaaattgGAATGATATATctgataatatatttcatagTATAACATTAgaacatataaatgatacatataattattataaaacatattttaatttatcaaaaaataatttatcatataaaattaattcaAATCATgatcaaaaaaataatcacaataattattatttctatgAATCTTCTAATTCATCTTATAATAGTAATACTTCCCGTTCCAATAgttcttcttcttcttcatcttcttctgataatgatgataatgatgatggtgtagatttttctttttctgattatcataatttatataagaaaaagtttaaaaataagaaaaaagaaactGATAAAAAGGAACAGAAATTATCTAATcaagaattatataaaaaacaaattgATGCAATTAATGTATATGGTATTTTTGATCTACATACTATTCATAAAATAACAACCAAACAGAATTCTTTAAAAAccttatatttttatttttcaacAAACAAGGTAAGAAGGGAAACGTGtgatataaattttatttctattaaaaaaaaaaattcttcATAGGAAAGATCACATGGgcataaaaataaaatataaatatacaatgatgtaaaatatatgttttatgttataaatatatttatatatattatgttttatttatatatatatatatatatttatttatttattttttagaGTATTCCATTAATGGTTTTAAATTTTGAGAGTGAACTGGAAGTGCAGTCGTGTGTTTCCGCTGTTCAGGAAATATATTCTTCctttacaaaaaaaaaaacaaattaatcatatcacaaaattataatattttgtatatacaaatatatacatatatatatatatatatatatatatatatgttctttttatttatttgtttttaaattaaattcATTGTAAGAATGTTATcataaaatacatatttcAAATTTGAAACgtgatatttttttttttttttttttttttttgtgacAGTATGCATTTTGCAACTGAAACTTTTAAAAGGATAAAGTGTATATTTCAAATTAAAGTAGTATTTGgatatttattattttttttttttttgtctaaattattaagttaaaaaaaaaaaaaaaaaaaaaaaaaaaaaaaaaaaaaaaaaaaaaaaaaaaaaaaaaaataaaataaaaaaaaaaaaaaaaaaaaaaaaaaaaaaaaaaaaaaaaaaaaaaaaaaaaaattaaaaaaaaaaaaaaaaaaaaaaaaaNNNNNNNNNNNNNNNNNNNNNNNNNNNNNNNNNNNNNNNNNNNNNNNNNNNNNNNNNNNNNNNNNNNNNNNNNNNNNNNNNNNNNNNNNNNNNNNNNNNNNNNNNNNNNNNNNNNNNNNNNNNNNNNNNNNNNNNNNNNNNNNNNNNNNNNNNNNNNNNNNNNNNNNNNNNNNNNNNNNNNNNNNNNNNNNNNNNNNNNNNNNNNNNNNNNNNNNNNNNNNNNNNNNNNNNNNNNNNNNNNNNNNNNNNNNNNNNNNNNNNNNNNNNNNNNNNNNNNNNNNNNNNNNNNNNNNNNNNNNNttttttttttttttaaaatatttatttttaaaattaaaattttaaaaagaaaaaatttatattttaaattaaaataattttttgatatttttttttttttttttttttttttaaattattaaattaaaaaaaaaaaaaaaaaaaaaaaaaaaaatataaatatgtcatacatatgtatatatatttatgtgatatattttatatgagACATGAATACAAGTACAAATAGGAGAACAAAAACAattgaaaaatatagatatgaacatatatacatattatatatatatatttatttattttataacaaTCTAGGACATATGAAACaatttagaaaaaaaaaaaaaaaaaaaaaagtccatttatattatattatattatatatattaaaaaactcttataacatattttcaaatgatgatatcttataataattattattccCATTTACATGTTCCTGTTGATTATGTACtacattatttatttcttgACCATAATTATTAGAACAGTTTCTTGTATGActattgtatatattttgtgGAGTTTCAACATGTGTATTATAATTTGGAACCTGGTATTGCCCTTTGTTATGttgaatattataattattatttcccaaataattttgtgtgtctttataattttttgttttttgGTTTATAAGACTATTGCAGTTATCTAAAGTGTTTTCATAACTAAGATAATCAATATGTTTATGTGgatcattatattttttattatattgttgAAACATATTTTCATCGTTCTTATAATT
This region of Plasmodium gaboni strain SY75 chromosome 12, whole genome shotgun sequence genomic DNA includes:
- a CDS encoding hypothetical protein (conserved Plasmodium protein, unknown function) encodes the protein NNKMSPEIYASSWFLTLFASKCNMRILNLIYMIFLLEQNPFFYFYFSLALLILHRNIFLCVDNSNLPELLSKINIFNKKFLKKVWAFGKYLERQTPISFVHKLFFIKNVLIYLTSENSAENYERKNVLLNFFKSIDYMSVNSYEILKNLCEGNDKYLFLDIRLNSHFKSFHLYNSINMELVKNYLDIFKNTISIENKKEKRKKKKKKPCDINNVWYILNHYDDREVVRNDKDLFCFLLRKKYNMNCLIIYDDNILLKKKKQSEQVKRKSNQINFGALENKNRKRSKWNQTNKKIKDKEKKKINNHNNNNNNNILRTKKKRISRQKREELFQGVNNILKVQDDYRIDLNRNFYDIYRGKPTGNIKSPHKIKFKTPLQSGQIYLQHKIIEDHKNYYTDDNILCDHFNLKCYLIKNKYLLDKKKYIKSNQTDHNNKKETNLYRKREQNGMYINDHLNCENTTTTNNNININNIYNINNIYNINNINNIYNDGHICNNHTSEIKNPSMVTFFGDQKRQTESEENNNIINVSCDIVKNNINQNNMNTSSYNLYVLIKENVLKDVNILHFFFKNIYVPNKDVIILYDDDFHNIKYVRKLYFDLIYKLKIKNVSIIEGGMDSYHKNFINIFGQDTLKKNNRNSNTILNVNKLKDSNNLKFINNYNKDIYICEKNTYLNHNAQSCYMCNNKHFKHMKRKILDEFFFDIYNDYNIFVDCYDFMEGKKGDMNFLAFIDLIKERKENQNIYEAKQKDTEDLEQVEGNTSTFLPQIYSLVNYIKRKKNDKNEECNDNEMHKKKDTSTSNILHGSLHINKQQTNIHTSMFNSMSKKERKCKSTGTNINEEMNICNDSNIKRDYFNLNYYLDYYNKKKNEFLNINLNDDEDKDIKRNVSINNIKNNYSDKMIYEECIDQNIVEENKNKEAQDVYNKDKEELSNIETMKQCDESMNDKNEKICLQNNIKKISNNKDSYINYNNISNTFLYDNKEFSYSNKFSIYNNFYTDKKKKNILSNTNSDIYNLYSYIDILCYNNLLYKNNSKIYKCYINYIYQPLIPHNIRSNNIINNFLEYVKFFKTLNKKDVNSVNDPNIYLNCNKLDSKLFFNGLYYLPFNQNVSNMNNFNNINNLNNMNNVNNVNNVNNMNNMNNVNNVNNVTNVPFSNSLFTSKVHIGQDKINSNNHDDKNNIDDPYIENQKDEHINEVNPCSNHSNHIYGDNYFYQKIKKNEPKDDNPFSELLNNSILNNTWIKNKPELGLCKLMIYDHFLILYGTPYICNVHVVGKRGKATERKSYKSKNKNDDIYKNDDIYKNDDIYKNDDIYKNDDIYKNDDIYKNDDIYKNDDIYKNDDIYKNDDIYKNDDIYKNDDIYKNDDIYINHSDQSLKHNNLEICEEGVSNNNALDPGTENFLKERKEYVDKEKVPFIYYDDKFDKMIIHKYKDFKKKDILFNIECYKLDGLYVNWNDISDNIFHSITLEHINDTYNYYKTYFNLSKNNLSYKINSNHDQKNNHNNYYFYESSNSSYNSNTSRSNSSSSSSSSSDNDDNDDGVDFSFSDYHNLYKKKFKNKKKETDKKEQKLSNQELYKKQIDAINVYGIFDLHTIHKITTKQNSLKTLYFYFSTNKSIPLMVLNFESELEVQSCVSAVQEIYSSFTKKKTN